Genomic window (Candidatus Diapherotrites archaeon):
AAAAAACGGAAGGCTGATACTAACTTGCCGTAAATTTCACGCAGAAAAAGAAATTGAATTATTGAAAGAAGCCGGATATGAAGTTTACTCCAGGCCATTAAAAGAAAAAGAAACAGAAAAAACACCTTGGATAAAATTCGAAAAATATATGAGCTCTGATGACAGCTCTAAACCCCATATTATTTTTGCTGTAAAGCGCAAATGAAACTGATGCTTAGGTTTTCGCCTAACTATTTCTTCAAGTATTTAAAGACCCTTAAACATAATTTGTTTTAAAGGTGATTTTGTTCTATGAAGGCAAAGAATTTATTGATTCTGTTACTCGTGCTAATATTAATTTTAAGCCCGCTTGTTTCAGCCAAAACTTCTTCTTCATACTTTCACTCGAACGACTATTATGTTGTGACTTTTGACGGAGAAGGGGATGCAATTGTTTCAGCTAAACTGGTTATAGATAATTTCACTGACTCTTCAATTAAAAAATTTGACTTGGAGATTCCGGGAAGGGCAAAGATATACAAGGCTGTACTAGAACCTTATGGTTATCCTTATCCTGTGCCATTATATGGCGCAGAACAAATTATTGAAAAGCCTGTGGCTCCTGACTACTATCCTTACCCGCAATACCAGAACCAGAAAATAGACTTCACTTACGATTATACCTCTGACTCAACTTTAGTACACTTGGAGCTCCCTTACAGCATTCAGCCTAACTCTCAGGCAGCAATTGTATTACTGTACAAGATTTTAGGCTACGCAGAAAAAGATTTTCTGGGAACATTCAATTTTGACTTCAAGACTGTTGTGGACAACAAGGCTGCATTGATTCAGAATGTAAGGGTTGCAGTGAACGTGCAGGAAGGCCTTTATCTTAAAGGAGGCCAGGCAAAGGTTGAATACAAGCCTGAATTCTTTGGCTCAGGTGCAGTAAGCAAAATGGCTTCAGCTGAGGTTTCTTCTTCTTATTACAGGGACTACTCTCAGGCAATAGAGTATTCTCAGGGAGAAATCGTGAAGACTGCCTCAAATCTTGATCCATTTGAGTCATTTCACTTGAAAGGATCTTATTCAGACAACTGGCTGCTTTTATTTTTGGGCGACATAGCATTATGGATTATAATATTAATTGTGATTGGGTTCACTGCAAAGAATTTAATTTTAAGCAAGATTTTTTGGGGAAGAGAGGAAAAGCAGTTCTTTGAGCCTAAAAGGACTGCAAGAGAAAAAAGAGAATTAAGGGGAGAGGAAGAGAAGGGAATTGGCTTTATTGCGTTGGTTGGATTCCTTTCTGCTTTGGGCATAATTGCCTTCTGGTGGTTTTATGCAGTGATTGTTTCTGCCTTATTTTCAATTGTGGGCTACATGAATCCTGCTTTGATTGGATTGCTCTTTTTCCTGATTGGATTAATTGTGAGCGGGGCACTATTGATTGGCCTTCCAATATATTACGGGAACAGGAAAGGCTTTGGGTTTGGAGCAATGATTCTGATGAGCACTGTTCTATGGCTTTTAGTGCTTGCAGTTGTTTCGCTGATAATTGTTGGAATTCTTGCCCCTCCAATTTACGCGTACCCAGCCATGGCTGACTGATGTTTTTCACCCCCCATTCCAGCCGGCTTTTTTTGAAGGCCGGCTATCTTTTTTAATTTTTTGGAATCCAAATTATTCTATCTGTATGATTAGCTCTAATTATAGGCATAAGACAAAGGGCTTTACTGATTCAATTGGGGGAATGCTTGCAGGCATTGGGCTGAAGGCAAACCATGTCACAATGCTTTCAGTTGTTCTGGCTATAGTAACTGCTTTTGCCATAATTAAAGGCCAATGGCTTGCCGGAGGAATATTGATCCTGGTTACTGGGGCAATGGATGCATTGGATGGGGCAGTTGCAAGGGCGACAAATTCTTCAACTAAATTTGGCTCTTATTTTGATGCTGTAACTGACAGGTATGTTGAGGCAGTAATTTTCTTTGCAATAGGCCTTTCATCTGGCTTATGGGTTCTTGTATTCATTGCATTCCTCGGTTCAATTATTACCTCTTATAACAAGGCAAGGGCTGCAATTGAAGTTAAAGTGGAGAATGCCAACTGGCCTGAGCTCTTAGAGAGAACTGAAAGAATTCTGTTGTTAGGGATTGGGTTGATTGCTTTCGGAATTTACTCAAAAGAAATTTTTTCTTTCACCCTTCTTTTCTGGTTCCTGCTTGCACTGGCAATCCTTTCTAATTTGAGCGCTATCCAGAGGTTTTTCAGGGCAAAAAAATTAATTGAAAAGCCAAAAACAAAGAGGAAAGCAAAAGGGATTTAAATAAGAAAAGATGTAATACTTTTAGGGTGATTATATTTGGGTCTTTTTGGCAGAATTTTAGCAAAACAGGTAAAAAAGGAAGAAGGCTATACCAATAAAGCGAAATGGGCTACAAGCAATCCTGCGCCTGACTCCTATGAGGCAGAATTAAGGCAGAGGTTCTTGGAGAAGTTCAATGAAGCAAGGCTTAATCCATTCATTAAAGAAACAGTTTTAGAATCAATGGTGCGGGACCCTGTGTATGCAGAAAAGATTATACTCAAGTTAAGCAAGTACAGCAGCCATGCCCAAGAAAATTTTGCTGCAGACATCAGGAGAATGAACCAGGATCAGACAAGGAAATATCTTGAAAGACTTTAGAGTGAATTAAATGGGAAAATTACTGGACGCATTATTCAAGGGAAAAAATCAGGACAAAGGAAAATTCGATGAATACTCAGAGGAAACAAAAAGGCTGTTATACGAGCAGAAAGTAAAAGAAATAAATGAAACAAGGAGAGCAGAATTAAGCACTATGCTTGAACACTCAGGCATTGACCTGTCAGTCAAGCCCATTGTATTGGATGCAATGGTGAAAGAGCCGGGCTTTGCACCGGAAATAATAGAAAAGTTGAGCAGGTTCTCTCCAATAGGCCAGAAGAGAATGGCAATGCCCTTAAAAGGCATGCCTAAAGAAAAGATAAGGGCATACATCGAAAGCCTCTGATTCTAATTTTTTGGGAATAATTAACCATTTAATCCTTTTTTTACAATTAATATTTACCGGCTGATTATTATGATTGAATTCCAGGAGAAGAAATATTCTGACAAAGAAATTTATTCAATCCTGAATCCCTTGCTTGGGGAATGGTTCAAGGAGAGATTCGGCTCTTTCACTGAACCGCAAAGATATTCAATAATAAACATCCACAACCAGGAGAACACTCTAATTACTGCTGTAACTGGCTCAGGGAAAACCCTTTCAGCATTCACTGCAATATTAAATGAATTGGTTTCCCTTTCAGAGGCAGGGCAATTGGAAGACAGGGTTTACTGCATTTACATTTCACCCCTCCGGGCACTCAATAATGATATCTCAAGAAATCTGAGAGAGCCATTGGAAGAAATTGAAAAAAAGGCAGAAAAAAAAGCAAAGAAAATCAATGTAAGGATTGGGGTGAGAACAGGGGACACAACGCCAAGCGAGAGAGCCTCAATGATGAGGAAGCCTGTACACATTTTAATTACAACTCCAGAGTCATTGGCGATAATTCTTAATGCCCCGAAATTCAGGCTTCTTCTCTCCAAAGTGAAATGGTGCATTATAGATGAAATACACTCGCTTGCAGAATCAAAGAGAGGCGTTCACCTCTCCATTTCACTGGAAAGGCTGCAAAGGCTTTCGCCAGGATTATGCAGGATTGGATTGAGCGCTACAATTGCCCCAATAGATGAGGTAGCGGAATTTCTTGTAGGGGAAGAAAAAGGAAAGCCGAGAGACTGCAAGATTGTGGATGTTAAGTTAGAGAAGAAATTGAACATGAAGGTAATTTCTCCCCTTCCTAACATGGTTGATGTCACACAGGAGCAAGTGCATAATGCATTGTACAATTTGCTGGATGAATTGATTCAGGCACACAAGACAACACTTGTATTCACTAACACGAGAAGCGCAACAGAAAGGGTAGTGCACCACCTGAAAGAGAAGTTCCCAAAGAATTACACTGCAAACATTGGAGCCCATCATTCTTCCTTGAGCAGGGAGCTTAGATTGAATGTAGAGGAAAGGCTGAAGAAAGGAGAATTAAAGGTTGTTGTTTCTTCCACCTCGCTTGAATTGGGAATAGATATTGGATACATTGACTTGGTTGTATTATTAGGCAGCCCTAAAAGCGTTGCAAGGGCGCTGCAAAGGATTGGAAGGTCTGGCCATAAACTGCACGACGAAATTAAAGGCAGGATTATTGTGCTTGACAGGGACGACCTCATTGAATGCTCTGTCCTTCTCAAGAATGCTTTAGAGCACAAGATTGACAGGATTCAAATTCCAAAAAATTGTTTGGATGTACTTGCACAGCAATTGCTTGGAATTGCATTGGAAGGAAAACAGCACTCAGAGGAAGCATTCAAGCTCATAAGGCAGAGCTATTGCTACAAGAGCCTTGAAAGAAATGACTTTTATGAAGTGCTCTCTTATCTTGCAGGCGAATATTCTAGTTTGGAGGTAAGGCATGTTTACGGAAAGATCTGGTTTGATGAGAAAACAAAGATGTTCGGCAAAAAGGGAAAAATGACTAGAACTATTTACATGACAAATGTAGGCACTATTCCAGATGAAGCAAAGATTACAGTCAAATTAGGAGAACAAAAGATTGGAACAATAGATGAAGGCTTCCTTGAAAGGCTGCATAAAGGGGATGTCTTTGTGTTAGGAGGCCAAAGCTATGAATTTTTGTTTGCTAGAGGAATGACTGCGCAGGTGAAGAGCGCTTTCAAGAGGCCTCCTACAGTTCCAAGCTGGGTTTCGGAAATGCTTCCCTTATCCTTTGATCTTTCGCTGGAAATACAGAAGTTCAGGTGTTTGATGGAAGAAAAATTCCGTGCAAAAAAGACAAAAAAGGAAATACTGCAATTCATTCACTCTTATTTGTATGTTGAAGAGAATGCAGGGAACGCAATCTATGAATACTTTAAAGAGCAGTTTTTGTACGCTGAAATTCCAACTACAAAAAAATTATTGATTGAAGTGTACAAGGAAGCCAATTTGAGCCATATAATATTCCATTCGCTTTATGGGAGAAGAACAAATGATGCCCTGAGCAGGGCTTATGCTTTTGCCTTGAGCAGGCTAATCCATAAAGATGTCGAGATTTCAATGAATGACAATGGTTTTGTGCTTTCGGCTGACACAAAAATTCCATTAGAAAGGACACTTTCATTAGTAAAGAGCTCTGAGCTCAAGAGATTGCTTGAATCAGCAATTGAGAGGACTGAGGTTTTGGGAAGGAGGTTCAGGCACTGTGCTGTGCGTTCCCTTATGATTCTGCGCTCCTATAAAGGCTACGAAAAGAGCGCTGGAAAACAGCAGATGGCTTCAAGGCTTCTGTTGAGTGCAGTGAAAAGGATTTCAGAAGAATTTCCAATATTGAAGGAAGCCAGAAGGGAAGTGCTTGAAGATTTAATGGATTTGGATCATGCAACAAGAGTGATTAAGGGAATTGAAGACAAATTAATCAAAACCAAAATCATTCTCACTGAAATTCCCTCTCCTTTTGCATTCAATCTTGCACTGCAGGGCTACATGGACTTAATGCGCATGGAATCCAAGCTCCAGTTCATCAAAAGGTTGCACGAGCAGATACAGCAGAAGATAAAGGAGAAAGAGGAAAAATGATTTATTCCGATCTTCTTACTTTAAACACATTGTATGCTATTAAATCTTTTCCTGTGCTGTCCTTCAAAATATTTCCTTGAGTATTTGTTAATTCTACATATGCCCTATAAGCGCCTTCTGTATTAACAATAATGTTTGCATTATTCCAGAAGGAATCCAAAGCCAGATTGTCCAGCATTGGGATTATCTGCTTTGATTTATTCAATATTATTTGCTTGTCAGTCCAGTTTCCTGCTGGATCTGCTTGCTGTAGTTTCATTGTCACGTAAACATTTGTGTCTTTTTCGTTTTCGCTTAAAATCTTTGATTCTGCTTTTGCCGGAACCTGGAAGGTGTATTGCAGGGAGTTCCCTGAATCATCTTTGGCTAGAATTTTTATTGAATACATTTTAGTGCTTGCAACTTCTATTGGAATATTCACTGAATTGACTGTTTTGTCTGCATTTAATTGCACTACAAGGTTCTTCCATCCGCTTCCAGTATTATAAGAAACATCAACTGAATTGATTATTCCTCCAATTGGGTCCAACTCAAAGTACAAGGTATTTACTTTTCCTTCATTCAAATAGATGGTGTCAGTCAGCTTGTTGTTTGATTTAAGCTCAAAGTACTTGAAAGAAGGCGGGTCTTTATCATTTAAAGTAGTGTCAAATTCTGCTGCAACATTTGAAGTAAATAAGTTTCCGTCAATCAAATAATTCCTGTCAATAGAAAAAGTATATTTTTCCCGGCCTCTAGGCAAATTAATATAAGTCTCGAAACTTAAATAGCAATCATACCATTGCCCAACATAAATATTCCCATCTGATACTAATTCATTGTTTTGATATAATTTGAAAGGCAGATTTTTACTGTGCTCAAGATCAAGCGATTGAGTGAAATATAACGCCCCGCAAAAATTTTTGTAGTTTTTTAATACCATATCATAATCTGAATACTCATTAATAAATTGTCCATACCATACGATTGGCTCTAAGCCAATGTTGATTTTATTGTTGTACAATGCAGGCCAACTTCCATAATCAATATATTGGCGGAATAATCTCTCAATACTGTTTGATTTTATTATGTAATTTAAATAATCATATTTTGGGAGCACAAATTCATTGGTATCATATAAAGAAAATATATTCGAAAAATATGTTTCATTTTCAGGGAACGGTTTGTAATGAACTAGAGATTTGAATGGTTTAGTGATTCCTTGCCGAGACTCATAACTCACGCATATTCGGCCTGCATATCCCATAAAACAATTTGAATACTTGGGAAAACTCTTATTTGCTGTATTATTAGAGTGGTATTCGATAATAACATCCCTGAAGTCCGCTGGATTGTTTTCAAATAATGAGTTTCCATTTAATCCGTGCTTTATAAAATTTATGTAATATCCTTCAACTTTGTTAGATTCATTATAAGTCGGGTATGCAAATGGTTGAATATCATGGGCTTGATAAGCAAAAATATAATTGTCACTTACATTTGAAAAGAAATAATTATGATAAGAAGAAAAAAGGCCCCCGTTACCCAAAGTATAAAATAAAAGAACACTTTTCATGCTAAAATAAAATATCTCTCCTTCTGGATAATATTTTTTTCCGCTTAGGTCTTTTAAATTAACTGAAATTTTATTTACTGCATCTGCTTTGTTTATGAGTATTAATCTTGCCCCGTCAATAAAAACATTTTCTTTTACTACAAAATATTTATCTGCCTGGCTCCAATCATCCCATACTACTATTACGTCATATTTTGGCTTATCTAATAAAAATCTTGTGGGGCCGCCTTCTTTTGCTACTCCAATCAATAAAGAATCTCCGTCTGTTACAAAAATCCTGCTCGGAGTTTCAACATAATTTACATCTAACACAAAATATTTTATTATTTTGAACGTAATTTCTTTTGTTTGCAGTGGGTTTCTTAAAATTATTTTTCCAGTATAAACCCTATTTGGTACTGCCTGATTATTTACTTTAATATTAAATGTAAAAAAGCTGCTTCCGCTGGGAGAAATATGAATAGTGTCATTAGATAATAATACTTCAATACCACTTTGAGGGCCAGAAGCTGAAATGTTAAAGTCTTGGCCGACGTCAGTTCTCAAATTTTTTACTTCAATTATTTGTGATTGTTCATATTGCAAAAGATTAGGATTGTCTGATAATTCAATCTCTGCTTGCGTTGCTATTCTATCTTTTACCATTATATTAAATGGAACTCTTAGGTTTTGTATTCCAGAAGTAGCATTTATTTTTCCTTTTGCAATAAAGTTACTTGGAACCTTATCATTGTCTATTTTTATTGTTGCTTGAAATTTACTGCTTGAATTGGCGGGCACCACTACTTTTTTCAGGTTAAAAGACACTTCAATTCCGTCTTGAGTTGTTTCTGCGGAGAGATCAAAAGTAATAGAATTATTTGTAAGATTTTTTATTGTTAATTCTTGTGTTTTAACCCAATACTTTTCAGTTGGAACATCATCATAATTTAACATAAAAGGAGTCATTTGGGCACTCAATGTCATTTGCGCTGAAGCAAAAACATTAACAAGCCCTGCCCCTTGAGTGTACTGATCAAATCCTAAATCTACTGCATTGGCTTTTAATACATCTTTTACTTCTTGAGAACTCCATTCTGGGTGAAGTTGTCTCAACAAAGCTACTGCCCCTGCAACGTGTGGTGACGCCATGCTGGTTCCACTTAACAAAACATGTTTGTCATCCAAACACGATGAATAATTAGGATTAAAGTTCCATGGCTTAAAATCTGGTTGCCTTGCAGCACAAATTAAAACTCCTGGGGCAACAACATCAGGCTTTACTATCAGATTTCCGTTTAAATCATAAACAGGACCTCTTGAACTAAAAAAAGCAATATTTGAGTCGCAATAACTTCCAACCTGTGATGGCTTGCAGCTTGCACCGACAGTTATTGCAGTTCTTGCAGTTCCAGGCGAGCCAATTGTTTGAGAACCAGGACCAGAATTTCCTGCTGCAATAACAGAAACAACACCAGCACTATTTGCATTATCTACTGCCTGAGAAATAGGATCATCAGGGTCTCCTGGGCCCCCCAAACTCATGTTAATGACATCAAGATGATCAGAAAAGTCTCCGTCATTATTTGGATCTACTGCTCTATTAATTCCAGCTATTATATTATCAAATGAACCAAATCCAGCTAAATTTAATACCTTATAGGCGTACAAGGTTGCTTCTGGTGCAACCCCCACTGTTGTTCCATTTCCTGCAGCTATCCCTGCAACGTGAGTTCCATGGCCGTGATCGTCCATTGGGTCAGCATCATTGTTAACGAAATCATATCCTCCTTCAACCTTACACCCTGGGCCAAAGCAGCCGCCCAAGTCCGGGTGAGTATAATCAACTCCTGTATCAATTATTGCAATCTTTATTCCTTTTCCAGTAACAGAATTATTGTTTGCATCTACCAACTGCCACACTTCTGGGGCGTGAATTAACTGGACACTATCATATAAGATTGCTTTCACTTGATTGTTTGGATAAACCTTTGAAATGAAATCCAAATTTTTAATTTTATCAAGTTCAGCCTGCGAAACATTCAATGCCATTCCATTGAATACTTTAGTGTATTCACCTAAAAGCTTGCCATCAAAATCAGCTATTTCCTTTTTTACTCCTTCCTTATACTCAACATGCTTTTGATTCAGAAAATTATTGTAAGCAATCAGCCCTGCAGGCAAAACCTTTTTTTTAGCATTCTCCTGCTCTCTTTTATATTCTAAAACAGCACTCTCCTTGAATTGAACAATAAATCCTTTTGATTTAAGCAGGTCAATCTCTTTTCCTGTTGAGTCATAGACTTTAGGGTTTTCTGCAGGGGAAACAATGGTGTAAGGCGGGCTTCCCCCGATAATTTCATAGTTTTTGGCTTCATTGTCTTTTGAGATTGTTTGGAATACAAATTTTGAAGAAGTATTTTGTGCGCCGGCTAAACCTATTTCTGAGGCAAGAGGGTCTGTTAGTTTCACTTGCTCTCCCACTGTATAAAAGGGTTTTTCTGTTTTTACTTTAACCTCAAGCTTCCCACAATCCTGCGGGCAGTTTTCTATTGTGTCCTGGAAATTGCATGAACCGTCACCGCAACCGCATAAATACTTTGTTCCGGCCATCTGCGCTACAGCCATTTTCTTGCAGGCATTACCAATACAATCACACAAATTTGTATAGGTAGGGGGAGGGCAGTTATTGCAGGGAATACAGCTTGCTTCAGCGCAGAAGGAATATTTCATGCAGTCATTCATTGTCTTGCAGTAATATGGCGTTGGAACTTTAGCCAAGGCCTTCCCGCTGGAATCTGAGTTTGGTTGAGTGCAACCGATAAAAAACAGCAAAAACATAATTAAAGAAAAGGAAACAATTAGAATGATTCTTTTGTCTGCGGTTTTCCTCATTCAAAGTAATTAAAGCATCAACCCCTATAAAAGCTTTTCTTAATTCAATTTAATTTATGCCAAAAACAAAAGAGAAAAAAGAAAAGCCAATTCTCCCGAACACTCGAATTATTGATTTGGCTTTATATTTTGAGGAAGAAAGAATTCTTGTGATTGCAGACCTGCATTTGGGTTATGAGGAGGCATTGAACAAGCAGGGCGTCCTGGTTCCAAGATTTAATTTCAACGAGACAAAGCAAAGGCTGAAGAAGATTTTTGAGAAAACCGGCAAAGTGCAAAAAGTAATTATTTTAGGGGACTTAAAGCATGAATTCGGCAGGATTTCAGAGCAGGAATGGAATGAAGTAATCCTTACCATAGAATTAATAGCAAAAAACTGCAACGAAATAATTTTGCTGAGAGGAAACCATGACACAATCCTTGGGCCTATTGCTTCCTGGAAGAATTTGAGCGTGAGAGAATTCTATTACCTTCCTGAAAAAAATTTGCTGTTCATTCACGGCAATGAAATGAAGTTCTTCAAGGAATTCAATGAAAGCGAAATTCTGGTCATAGGACACGAGCACCCTTCAGT
Coding sequences:
- a CDS encoding metallophosphoesterase translates to MPKTKEKKEKPILPNTRIIDLALYFEEERILVIADLHLGYEEALNKQGVLVPRFNFNETKQRLKKIFEKTGKVQKVIILGDLKHEFGRISEQEWNEVILTIELIAKNCNEIILLRGNHDTILGPIASWKNLSVREFYYLPEKNLLFIHGNEMKFFKEFNESEILVIGHEHPSVTLTEGVKQEKFKCFLKGRWSGKVLVVLPSFNSFSEGTDVTKEKLLSPFLQQGLEEFEAWAIEDKPYYFGKLKEL
- a CDS encoding S8 family serine peptidase, with protein sequence MRKTADKRIILIVSFSLIMFLLFFIGCTQPNSDSSGKALAKVPTPYYCKTMNDCMKYSFCAEASCIPCNNCPPPTYTNLCDCIGNACKKMAVAQMAGTKYLCGCGDGSCNFQDTIENCPQDCGKLEVKVKTEKPFYTVGEQVKLTDPLASEIGLAGAQNTSSKFVFQTISKDNEAKNYEIIGGSPPYTIVSPAENPKVYDSTGKEIDLLKSKGFIVQFKESAVLEYKREQENAKKKVLPAGLIAYNNFLNQKHVEYKEGVKKEIADFDGKLLGEYTKVFNGMALNVSQAELDKIKNLDFISKVYPNNQVKAILYDSVQLIHAPEVWQLVDANNNSVTGKGIKIAIIDTGVDYTHPDLGGCFGPGCKVEGGYDFVNNDADPMDDHGHGTHVAGIAAGNGTTVGVAPEATLYAYKVLNLAGFGSFDNIIAGINRAVDPNNDGDFSDHLDVINMSLGGPGDPDDPISQAVDNANSAGVVSVIAAGNSGPGSQTIGSPGTARTAITVGASCKPSQVGSYCDSNIAFFSSRGPVYDLNGNLIVKPDVVAPGVLICAARQPDFKPWNFNPNYSSCLDDKHVLLSGTSMASPHVAGAVALLRQLHPEWSSQEVKDVLKANAVDLGFDQYTQGAGLVNVFASAQMTLSAQMTPFMLNYDDVPTEKYWVKTQELTIKNLTNNSITFDLSAETTQDGIEVSFNLKKVVVPANSSSKFQATIKIDNDKVPSNFIAKGKINATSGIQNLRVPFNIMVKDRIATQAEIELSDNPNLLQYEQSQIIEVKNLRTDVGQDFNISASGPQSGIEVLLSNDTIHISPSGSSFFTFNIKVNNQAVPNRVYTGKIILRNPLQTKEITFKIIKYFVLDVNYVETPSRIFVTDGDSLLIGVAKEGGPTRFLLDKPKYDVIVVWDDWSQADKYFVVKENVFIDGARLILINKADAVNKISVNLKDLSGKKYYPEGEIFYFSMKSVLLFYTLGNGGLFSSYHNYFFSNVSDNYIFAYQAHDIQPFAYPTYNESNKVEGYYINFIKHGLNGNSLFENNPADFRDVIIEYHSNNTANKSFPKYSNCFMGYAGRICVSYESRQGITKPFKSLVHYKPFPENETYFSNIFSLYDTNEFVLPKYDYLNYIIKSNSIERLFRQYIDYGSWPALYNNKINIGLEPIVWYGQFINEYSDYDMVLKNYKNFCGALYFTQSLDLEHSKNLPFKLYQNNELVSDGNIYVGQWYDCYLSFETYINLPRGREKYTFSIDRNYLIDGNLFTSNVAAEFDTTLNDKDPPSFKYFELKSNNKLTDTIYLNEGKVNTLYFELDPIGGIINSVDVSYNTGSGWKNLVVQLNADKTVNSVNIPIEVASTKMYSIKILAKDDSGNSLQYTFQVPAKAESKILSENEKDTNVYVTMKLQQADPAGNWTDKQIILNKSKQIIPMLDNLALDSFWNNANIIVNTEGAYRAYVELTNTQGNILKDSTGKDLIAYNVFKVRRSE
- a CDS encoding ATP-dependent helicase; translated protein: MIEFQEKKYSDKEIYSILNPLLGEWFKERFGSFTEPQRYSIINIHNQENTLITAVTGSGKTLSAFTAILNELVSLSEAGQLEDRVYCIYISPLRALNNDISRNLREPLEEIEKKAEKKAKKINVRIGVRTGDTTPSERASMMRKPVHILITTPESLAIILNAPKFRLLLSKVKWCIIDEIHSLAESKRGVHLSISLERLQRLSPGLCRIGLSATIAPIDEVAEFLVGEEKGKPRDCKIVDVKLEKKLNMKVISPLPNMVDVTQEQVHNALYNLLDELIQAHKTTLVFTNTRSATERVVHHLKEKFPKNYTANIGAHHSSLSRELRLNVEERLKKGELKVVVSSTSLELGIDIGYIDLVVLLGSPKSVARALQRIGRSGHKLHDEIKGRIIVLDRDDLIECSVLLKNALEHKIDRIQIPKNCLDVLAQQLLGIALEGKQHSEEAFKLIRQSYCYKSLERNDFYEVLSYLAGEYSSLEVRHVYGKIWFDEKTKMFGKKGKMTRTIYMTNVGTIPDEAKITVKLGEQKIGTIDEGFLERLHKGDVFVLGGQSYEFLFARGMTAQVKSAFKRPPTVPSWVSEMLPLSFDLSLEIQKFRCLMEEKFRAKKTKKEILQFIHSYLYVEENAGNAIYEYFKEQFLYAEIPTTKKLLIEVYKEANLSHIIFHSLYGRRTNDALSRAYAFALSRLIHKDVEISMNDNGFVLSADTKIPLERTLSLVKSSELKRLLESAIERTEVLGRRFRHCAVRSLMILRSYKGYEKSAGKQQMASRLLLSAVKRISEEFPILKEARREVLEDLMDLDHATRVIKGIEDKLIKTKIILTEIPSPFAFNLALQGYMDLMRMESKLQFIKRLHEQIQQKIKEKEEK
- a CDS encoding CDP-alcohol phosphatidyltransferase family protein, which encodes MISSNYRHKTKGFTDSIGGMLAGIGLKANHVTMLSVVLAIVTAFAIIKGQWLAGGILILVTGAMDALDGAVARATNSSTKFGSYFDAVTDRYVEAVIFFAIGLSSGLWVLVFIAFLGSIITSYNKARAAIEVKVENANWPELLERTERILLLGIGLIAFGIYSKEIFSFTLLFWFLLALAILSNLSAIQRFFRAKKLIEKPKTKRKAKGI